A single Panthera tigris isolate Pti1 chromosome A3, P.tigris_Pti1_mat1.1, whole genome shotgun sequence DNA region contains:
- the CD93 gene encoding complement component C1q receptor isoform X9 — MATSAGLLLPLLLLGQPWAGAGAPGEAVVCAGNACYTAHWGKLSAAEAQSHCSKNGGNLATVKSEEEAWNIQRALAQLLELEEALEARMGKFWIGLQREKAKCLDSSLPLKGFSWVGGGEDTLYTNWNREVRSSCVSRRCVSLLLYLSLPSHASHLSKWSEGPCGTPNSPGSNIEGFVCKFSFKGMCQPLALGGPGRVEYRTPFQATSSSLDTVPFASVANVACGDGDEGREHYFLCKEKASDVFDWGSSGPLCVSPKYGCSFNNGGCQQDCFEGGDGSFRCGCRPGFRLLDDLVTCASRNPCSSSPCKGAATCVLGPHRKNYTCLCPQGYQLDSSQQDCVDVDECQDSPCPQECVNTPGGFHCECWVGYEPRGPGEEACQDVDECASGHSPCSQDCTNTDGSFHCFCKEGYVLAGEDGTQCLDVDECEGPEHGLCEGLCLNTQGSFRCSCLPGWELGPDGVSCTAGSTSLAPQTGPPQGEDMGDREGNLVYSSTISRPTGDSEGTSKEPPTMKRPSLPSEAPTTLTAPDMLAPSGPPGEWMEPITHHPKATTDHGENTDEAKQSDNGTDGQKLLLFYILGTVVAILLLLALALGLLVYRKRKAKREEEKEKKPQNAADSYSWAPERAENRALENQYRV, encoded by the exons ATGGCCACCTCTGCCGgcctgctgctgccgctgctgctccTGGGCCAGCCCTGGGCGGGGGCTGGAGCTCCCGGGGAAGCTGTGGTGTGCGCGGGGAATGCCTGCTACACAGCCCACTGGGGCAAGCTGAGTGCGGCCGAGGCCCAGAGTCACTGCAGCAAGAATGGGGGAAACCTGGCCACTGTGAAGAGTGAAGAGGAGGCTTGGAACATCCAGCGAGCCCTGGCCCAGCTCTTGGAGTTGGAGGAGGCCCTAGAAGCTCGGATGGGCAAGTTCTGGATCGGGCTCCAGCGCGAAAAGGCAAAGTGCTTAGACTCCAGCTTGCCGCTGAAAGGCTTCAGCTGGGTGGGCGGCGGGGAAGACACACTTTACACCAACTGGAACAGGGAGGTCAGGAGCTCCTGCGTCTCTAGGCGCTGTGTATCCCTGCTGCTCTATCTGTCTCTGCCGTCTCATGCCAGCCACCTCTCCAAATGGTCTGAGGGCCCCTGTGGGACCCCAAACTCTCCTGGAAGCAACATCGAGGGCTTTGTGTGCAAGTTCAGTTTCAAAGGCATGTGCCAGCCTCTGGCTCTGGGGGGCCCAGGCCGGGTGGAATACAGGACCCCGTTCCAGGCCACCAGCTCCTCCTTGGACACTGTGCCCTTCGCCTCTGTGGCTAACGTGGCCTGTGGGGATGGGGACGAGGGTCGGGAGCATTACTTCCTGTGTAAGGAGAAGGCCTCAGATGTGTTCGACTGGGGCAGCTCAGGCCCCCTCTGTGTTAGCCCCAAGTACGGCTGCAGCTTCAACAACGGGGGCTGCCAGCAAGACTGTTTCGAGGGTGGTGATGGCTCCTTCCGCTGTGGCTGTCGGCCGGGATTCAGGCTGCTGGATGACCTAGTGACCTGTGCCTCCCGGAACCCTTGCAGCTCCAGTCCCTGCAAAGGGGCAGCCACCTGTGTCCTGGGACCCCACAGGAAGAACTACACGTGTCTCTGCCCCCAAGGCTACCAGCTGGACTCAAGTCAGCAGGACTGTGTGGATGTGGACGAGTGCCAGGACTCCCCCTGCCCACAAGAGTGTGTCAACACCCCTGGGGGCTTCCACTGTGAGTGCTGGGTGGGCTACGAGCCCCGTGGCCCTGGGGAGGAGGCCTGTCAGGATGTGGACGAGTGTGCCTCTGGTCACTCGCCCTGCTCCCAGGACTGCACTAACACGGATGGCTCGTTCCACTGCTTCTGCAAGGAGGGCTATGTCCTGGCTGGGGAGGATGGCACCCAGTGCCTGGATGTGGACGAGTGTGAGGGCCCGGAGCATGGCCTTTGTGAGGGCTTGTGCCTCAATACGCAGGGGTCCTTCCGCTGCAGCTGCCTGCCGGGCTGGGAGCTGGGCCCGGATGGGGTCTCATGTACCGCAGGGTCCACGTCTCTGGCACCACAGACTGGGCCTCCCCAGGGAGAGGATATGGGAGATAGAGAGGGGAATCTTGTGTATTCTTCCACAATATCCAGGCCCACCGGGGACTCCGAGGGCACCTCCAAGGAGCCACCCACCATGAAGAGACCCTCCCTCCCATCTGAGGCTCCCACCACCCTGACTGCGCCTGACATGCTGGCTCCCAGTGGGCCCCCTGGTGAATGGATGGAGCCCATCACCCATCACCCCAAGGCTACCACAGATCATGGGGAGAATACGGATGAGGCCAAACAAAGTGACAACGGCACCGATGGGCAAAAGCTGCTTTTGTTCTATATCCTGGGCACAGTGGTAGCCATCTTACTCTTACTAGCTCTGGCTCTTGGACTTCTGGTCTATCGCAAGCGGAAagcaaagagggaggaggagaaggagaaaaagcccCAGAACGCTGCTGACAGCTACTCCTGGGCTCCAGAGCGGGCTGAGAACAGGGCCTTGGAGAATCAGTACAG GGTCTAG
- the CD93 gene encoding complement component C1q receptor isoform X6 translates to MATSAGLLLPLLLLGQPWAGAGAPGEAVVCAGNACYTAHWGKLSAAEAQSHCSKNGGNLATVKSEEEAWNIQRALAQLLELEEALEARMGKFWIGLQREKAKCLDSSLPLKGFSWVGGGEDTLYTNWNREVRSSCVSRRCVSLLLYLSLPSHASHLSKWSEGPCGTPNSPGSNIEGFVCKFSFKGMCQPLALGGPGRVEYRTPFQATSSSLDTVPFASVANVACGDGDEGREHYFLCKEKASDVFDWGSSGPLCVSPKYGCSFNNGGCQQDCFEGGDGSFRCGCRPGFRLLDDLVTCASRNPCSSSPCKGAATCVLGPHRKNYTCLCPQGYQLDSSQQDCVDVDECQDSPCPQECVNTPGGFHCECWVGYEPRGPGEEACQDVDECASGHSPCSQDCTNTDGSFHCFCKEGYVLAGEDGTQCLDVDECEGPEHGLCEGLCLNTQGSFRCSCLPGWELGPDGVSCTAGSTSLAPQTGPPQGEDMGDREGNLVYSSTISRPTGDSEGTSKEPPTMKRPSLPSEAPTTLTAPDMLAPSGPPGEWMEPITHHPKATTDHGENTDEAKQSDNGTDGQKLLLFYILGTVVAILLLLALALGLLVYRKRKAKREEEKEKKPQNAADSYSWAPERAENRALENQYSFGLASTISFCHLDPCESLPVTIGIQDLSSPSHLQKRPRTWTIALTALVRICRTLDSSGKS, encoded by the coding sequence ATGGCCACCTCTGCCGgcctgctgctgccgctgctgctccTGGGCCAGCCCTGGGCGGGGGCTGGAGCTCCCGGGGAAGCTGTGGTGTGCGCGGGGAATGCCTGCTACACAGCCCACTGGGGCAAGCTGAGTGCGGCCGAGGCCCAGAGTCACTGCAGCAAGAATGGGGGAAACCTGGCCACTGTGAAGAGTGAAGAGGAGGCTTGGAACATCCAGCGAGCCCTGGCCCAGCTCTTGGAGTTGGAGGAGGCCCTAGAAGCTCGGATGGGCAAGTTCTGGATCGGGCTCCAGCGCGAAAAGGCAAAGTGCTTAGACTCCAGCTTGCCGCTGAAAGGCTTCAGCTGGGTGGGCGGCGGGGAAGACACACTTTACACCAACTGGAACAGGGAGGTCAGGAGCTCCTGCGTCTCTAGGCGCTGTGTATCCCTGCTGCTCTATCTGTCTCTGCCGTCTCATGCCAGCCACCTCTCCAAATGGTCTGAGGGCCCCTGTGGGACCCCAAACTCTCCTGGAAGCAACATCGAGGGCTTTGTGTGCAAGTTCAGTTTCAAAGGCATGTGCCAGCCTCTGGCTCTGGGGGGCCCAGGCCGGGTGGAATACAGGACCCCGTTCCAGGCCACCAGCTCCTCCTTGGACACTGTGCCCTTCGCCTCTGTGGCTAACGTGGCCTGTGGGGATGGGGACGAGGGTCGGGAGCATTACTTCCTGTGTAAGGAGAAGGCCTCAGATGTGTTCGACTGGGGCAGCTCAGGCCCCCTCTGTGTTAGCCCCAAGTACGGCTGCAGCTTCAACAACGGGGGCTGCCAGCAAGACTGTTTCGAGGGTGGTGATGGCTCCTTCCGCTGTGGCTGTCGGCCGGGATTCAGGCTGCTGGATGACCTAGTGACCTGTGCCTCCCGGAACCCTTGCAGCTCCAGTCCCTGCAAAGGGGCAGCCACCTGTGTCCTGGGACCCCACAGGAAGAACTACACGTGTCTCTGCCCCCAAGGCTACCAGCTGGACTCAAGTCAGCAGGACTGTGTGGATGTGGACGAGTGCCAGGACTCCCCCTGCCCACAAGAGTGTGTCAACACCCCTGGGGGCTTCCACTGTGAGTGCTGGGTGGGCTACGAGCCCCGTGGCCCTGGGGAGGAGGCCTGTCAGGATGTGGACGAGTGTGCCTCTGGTCACTCGCCCTGCTCCCAGGACTGCACTAACACGGATGGCTCGTTCCACTGCTTCTGCAAGGAGGGCTATGTCCTGGCTGGGGAGGATGGCACCCAGTGCCTGGATGTGGACGAGTGTGAGGGCCCGGAGCATGGCCTTTGTGAGGGCTTGTGCCTCAATACGCAGGGGTCCTTCCGCTGCAGCTGCCTGCCGGGCTGGGAGCTGGGCCCGGATGGGGTCTCATGTACCGCAGGGTCCACGTCTCTGGCACCACAGACTGGGCCTCCCCAGGGAGAGGATATGGGAGATAGAGAGGGGAATCTTGTGTATTCTTCCACAATATCCAGGCCCACCGGGGACTCCGAGGGCACCTCCAAGGAGCCACCCACCATGAAGAGACCCTCCCTCCCATCTGAGGCTCCCACCACCCTGACTGCGCCTGACATGCTGGCTCCCAGTGGGCCCCCTGGTGAATGGATGGAGCCCATCACCCATCACCCCAAGGCTACCACAGATCATGGGGAGAATACGGATGAGGCCAAACAAAGTGACAACGGCACCGATGGGCAAAAGCTGCTTTTGTTCTATATCCTGGGCACAGTGGTAGCCATCTTACTCTTACTAGCTCTGGCTCTTGGACTTCTGGTCTATCGCAAGCGGAAagcaaagagggaggaggagaaggagaaaaagcccCAGAACGCTGCTGACAGCTACTCCTGGGCTCCAGAGCGGGCTGAGAACAGGGCCTTGGAGAATCAGTACAG
- the CD93 gene encoding complement component C1q receptor isoform X5 yields MATSAGLLLPLLLLGQPWAGAGAPGEAVVCAGNACYTAHWGKLSAAEAQSHCSKNGGNLATVKSEEEAWNIQRALAQLLELEEALEARMGKFWIGLQREKAKCLDSSLPLKGFSWVGGGEDTLYTNWNREVRSSCVSRRCVSLLLYLSLPSHASHLSKWSEGPCGTPNSPGSNIEGFVCKFSFKGMCQPLALGGPGRVEYRTPFQATSSSLDTVPFASVANVACGDGDEGREHYFLCKEKASDVFDWGSSGPLCVSPKYGCSFNNGGCQQDCFEGGDGSFRCGCRPGFRLLDDLVTCASRNPCSSSPCKGAATCVLGPHRKNYTCLCPQGYQLDSSQQDCVDVDECQDSPCPQECVNTPGGFHCECWVGYEPRGPGEEACQDVDECASGHSPCSQDCTNTDGSFHCFCKEGYVLAGEDGTQCLDVDECEGPEHGLCEGLCLNTQGSFRCSCLPGWELGPDGVSCTAGSTSLAPQTGPPQGEDMGDREGNLVYSSTISRPTGDSEGTSKEPPTMKRPSLPSEAPTTLTAPDMLAPSGPPGEWMEPITHHPKATTDHGENTDEAKQSDNGTDGQKLLLFYILGTVVAILLLLALALGLLVYRKRKAKREEEKEKKPQNAADSYSWAPERAENRALENQYSFGLASTISFCHLDPCESLPVTIGIQDLSSPSHLQKRPRTWTIAVCIYLLAVEPVGVFNLHHE; encoded by the coding sequence ATGGCCACCTCTGCCGgcctgctgctgccgctgctgctccTGGGCCAGCCCTGGGCGGGGGCTGGAGCTCCCGGGGAAGCTGTGGTGTGCGCGGGGAATGCCTGCTACACAGCCCACTGGGGCAAGCTGAGTGCGGCCGAGGCCCAGAGTCACTGCAGCAAGAATGGGGGAAACCTGGCCACTGTGAAGAGTGAAGAGGAGGCTTGGAACATCCAGCGAGCCCTGGCCCAGCTCTTGGAGTTGGAGGAGGCCCTAGAAGCTCGGATGGGCAAGTTCTGGATCGGGCTCCAGCGCGAAAAGGCAAAGTGCTTAGACTCCAGCTTGCCGCTGAAAGGCTTCAGCTGGGTGGGCGGCGGGGAAGACACACTTTACACCAACTGGAACAGGGAGGTCAGGAGCTCCTGCGTCTCTAGGCGCTGTGTATCCCTGCTGCTCTATCTGTCTCTGCCGTCTCATGCCAGCCACCTCTCCAAATGGTCTGAGGGCCCCTGTGGGACCCCAAACTCTCCTGGAAGCAACATCGAGGGCTTTGTGTGCAAGTTCAGTTTCAAAGGCATGTGCCAGCCTCTGGCTCTGGGGGGCCCAGGCCGGGTGGAATACAGGACCCCGTTCCAGGCCACCAGCTCCTCCTTGGACACTGTGCCCTTCGCCTCTGTGGCTAACGTGGCCTGTGGGGATGGGGACGAGGGTCGGGAGCATTACTTCCTGTGTAAGGAGAAGGCCTCAGATGTGTTCGACTGGGGCAGCTCAGGCCCCCTCTGTGTTAGCCCCAAGTACGGCTGCAGCTTCAACAACGGGGGCTGCCAGCAAGACTGTTTCGAGGGTGGTGATGGCTCCTTCCGCTGTGGCTGTCGGCCGGGATTCAGGCTGCTGGATGACCTAGTGACCTGTGCCTCCCGGAACCCTTGCAGCTCCAGTCCCTGCAAAGGGGCAGCCACCTGTGTCCTGGGACCCCACAGGAAGAACTACACGTGTCTCTGCCCCCAAGGCTACCAGCTGGACTCAAGTCAGCAGGACTGTGTGGATGTGGACGAGTGCCAGGACTCCCCCTGCCCACAAGAGTGTGTCAACACCCCTGGGGGCTTCCACTGTGAGTGCTGGGTGGGCTACGAGCCCCGTGGCCCTGGGGAGGAGGCCTGTCAGGATGTGGACGAGTGTGCCTCTGGTCACTCGCCCTGCTCCCAGGACTGCACTAACACGGATGGCTCGTTCCACTGCTTCTGCAAGGAGGGCTATGTCCTGGCTGGGGAGGATGGCACCCAGTGCCTGGATGTGGACGAGTGTGAGGGCCCGGAGCATGGCCTTTGTGAGGGCTTGTGCCTCAATACGCAGGGGTCCTTCCGCTGCAGCTGCCTGCCGGGCTGGGAGCTGGGCCCGGATGGGGTCTCATGTACCGCAGGGTCCACGTCTCTGGCACCACAGACTGGGCCTCCCCAGGGAGAGGATATGGGAGATAGAGAGGGGAATCTTGTGTATTCTTCCACAATATCCAGGCCCACCGGGGACTCCGAGGGCACCTCCAAGGAGCCACCCACCATGAAGAGACCCTCCCTCCCATCTGAGGCTCCCACCACCCTGACTGCGCCTGACATGCTGGCTCCCAGTGGGCCCCCTGGTGAATGGATGGAGCCCATCACCCATCACCCCAAGGCTACCACAGATCATGGGGAGAATACGGATGAGGCCAAACAAAGTGACAACGGCACCGATGGGCAAAAGCTGCTTTTGTTCTATATCCTGGGCACAGTGGTAGCCATCTTACTCTTACTAGCTCTGGCTCTTGGACTTCTGGTCTATCGCAAGCGGAAagcaaagagggaggaggagaaggagaaaaagcccCAGAACGCTGCTGACAGCTACTCCTGGGCTCCAGAGCGGGCTGAGAACAGGGCCTTGGAGAATCAGTACAG
- the CD93 gene encoding complement component C1q receptor isoform X7, producing the protein MATSAGLLLPLLLLGQPWAGAGAPGEAVVCAGNACYTAHWGKLSAAEAQSHCSKNGGNLATVKSEEEAWNIQRALAQLLELEEALEARMGKFWIGLQREKAKCLDSSLPLKGFSWVGGGEDTLYTNWNREVRSSCVSRRCVSLLLYLSLPSHASHLSKWSEGPCGTPNSPGSNIEGFVCKFSFKGMCQPLALGGPGRVEYRTPFQATSSSLDTVPFASVANVACGDGDEGREHYFLCKEKASDVFDWGSSGPLCVSPKYGCSFNNGGCQQDCFEGGDGSFRCGCRPGFRLLDDLVTCASRNPCSSSPCKGAATCVLGPHRKNYTCLCPQGYQLDSSQQDCVDVDECQDSPCPQECVNTPGGFHCECWVGYEPRGPGEEACQDVDECASGHSPCSQDCTNTDGSFHCFCKEGYVLAGEDGTQCLDVDECEGPEHGLCEGLCLNTQGSFRCSCLPGWELGPDGVSCTAGSTSLAPQTGPPQGEDMGDREGNLVYSSTISRPTGDSEGTSKEPPTMKRPSLPSEAPTTLTAPDMLAPSGPPGEWMEPITHHPKATTDHGENTDEAKQSDNGTDGQKLLLFYILGTVVAILLLLALALGLLVYRKRKAKREEEKEKKPQNAADSYSWAPERAENRALENQYSFGLASTISFCHLDPCESLPVTIGIQDLSSPSHLQKRPRTWTIEPVGVFNLHHE; encoded by the coding sequence ATGGCCACCTCTGCCGgcctgctgctgccgctgctgctccTGGGCCAGCCCTGGGCGGGGGCTGGAGCTCCCGGGGAAGCTGTGGTGTGCGCGGGGAATGCCTGCTACACAGCCCACTGGGGCAAGCTGAGTGCGGCCGAGGCCCAGAGTCACTGCAGCAAGAATGGGGGAAACCTGGCCACTGTGAAGAGTGAAGAGGAGGCTTGGAACATCCAGCGAGCCCTGGCCCAGCTCTTGGAGTTGGAGGAGGCCCTAGAAGCTCGGATGGGCAAGTTCTGGATCGGGCTCCAGCGCGAAAAGGCAAAGTGCTTAGACTCCAGCTTGCCGCTGAAAGGCTTCAGCTGGGTGGGCGGCGGGGAAGACACACTTTACACCAACTGGAACAGGGAGGTCAGGAGCTCCTGCGTCTCTAGGCGCTGTGTATCCCTGCTGCTCTATCTGTCTCTGCCGTCTCATGCCAGCCACCTCTCCAAATGGTCTGAGGGCCCCTGTGGGACCCCAAACTCTCCTGGAAGCAACATCGAGGGCTTTGTGTGCAAGTTCAGTTTCAAAGGCATGTGCCAGCCTCTGGCTCTGGGGGGCCCAGGCCGGGTGGAATACAGGACCCCGTTCCAGGCCACCAGCTCCTCCTTGGACACTGTGCCCTTCGCCTCTGTGGCTAACGTGGCCTGTGGGGATGGGGACGAGGGTCGGGAGCATTACTTCCTGTGTAAGGAGAAGGCCTCAGATGTGTTCGACTGGGGCAGCTCAGGCCCCCTCTGTGTTAGCCCCAAGTACGGCTGCAGCTTCAACAACGGGGGCTGCCAGCAAGACTGTTTCGAGGGTGGTGATGGCTCCTTCCGCTGTGGCTGTCGGCCGGGATTCAGGCTGCTGGATGACCTAGTGACCTGTGCCTCCCGGAACCCTTGCAGCTCCAGTCCCTGCAAAGGGGCAGCCACCTGTGTCCTGGGACCCCACAGGAAGAACTACACGTGTCTCTGCCCCCAAGGCTACCAGCTGGACTCAAGTCAGCAGGACTGTGTGGATGTGGACGAGTGCCAGGACTCCCCCTGCCCACAAGAGTGTGTCAACACCCCTGGGGGCTTCCACTGTGAGTGCTGGGTGGGCTACGAGCCCCGTGGCCCTGGGGAGGAGGCCTGTCAGGATGTGGACGAGTGTGCCTCTGGTCACTCGCCCTGCTCCCAGGACTGCACTAACACGGATGGCTCGTTCCACTGCTTCTGCAAGGAGGGCTATGTCCTGGCTGGGGAGGATGGCACCCAGTGCCTGGATGTGGACGAGTGTGAGGGCCCGGAGCATGGCCTTTGTGAGGGCTTGTGCCTCAATACGCAGGGGTCCTTCCGCTGCAGCTGCCTGCCGGGCTGGGAGCTGGGCCCGGATGGGGTCTCATGTACCGCAGGGTCCACGTCTCTGGCACCACAGACTGGGCCTCCCCAGGGAGAGGATATGGGAGATAGAGAGGGGAATCTTGTGTATTCTTCCACAATATCCAGGCCCACCGGGGACTCCGAGGGCACCTCCAAGGAGCCACCCACCATGAAGAGACCCTCCCTCCCATCTGAGGCTCCCACCACCCTGACTGCGCCTGACATGCTGGCTCCCAGTGGGCCCCCTGGTGAATGGATGGAGCCCATCACCCATCACCCCAAGGCTACCACAGATCATGGGGAGAATACGGATGAGGCCAAACAAAGTGACAACGGCACCGATGGGCAAAAGCTGCTTTTGTTCTATATCCTGGGCACAGTGGTAGCCATCTTACTCTTACTAGCTCTGGCTCTTGGACTTCTGGTCTATCGCAAGCGGAAagcaaagagggaggaggagaaggagaaaaagcccCAGAACGCTGCTGACAGCTACTCCTGGGCTCCAGAGCGGGCTGAGAACAGGGCCTTGGAGAATCAGTACAG